The following are from one region of the Salvia hispanica cultivar TCC Black 2014 chromosome 1, UniMelb_Shisp_WGS_1.0, whole genome shotgun sequence genome:
- the LOC125202858 gene encoding ER lumen protein-retaining receptor-like — protein MNIFRLVGDITHLASVPVLLLKLHTIKSCADVSLKTQELYAIVFATRYFDLFTQYVSLDSLHSTLMILIFLVSCFSIFWYMMLHNVEYRSYDEDHDSFRHYLLIVPCLLLALDINEKFAFKEVMLAFSLYLEAVAILPQLVLLQRTRNLDNLTGKYVFLLGAYRSFYVLNWIYRHFTRSHFVHWISGRIM, from the exons ATGAATATATTCAGGCTAGTTGGCGATATCACACATTTGGCTAGTGTTCCTGTCTTACTCCTCAAGCTTCACACTATTAAATCTTGTGCAG ACGTTTCTTTGAAGACTCAGGAGCTCTATGCTATCGTTTTCGCTACTCgctactttgatttatttacaCAATATGTGTCTCTCGACTCTCTCCATAGTACCCtgatgatattaatatttttggtgaGCTGTTTCTCAATTTTCTGGTATATGATGCTACACAATGTTGAGTACAGATCATACGACGAAGACCATGACAGTTTTCGCCACTACTTGTTAATTGTTCCGTGTTTGTTACTAGCCCTGGacataaatgagaaatttgcATTTAAAGAG GTTATGTTGGCTTTTTCGTTGTACCTGGAAGCTGTTGCCATCCTTCCTCAACTGGTCTTGTTGCAGAGAACAAGAAATTTGGACAACTTGACAGGGAAATATGTTTTTCTTCTAGG TGCTTACAGATCGTTCTACGTTTTGAACTGGATTTACCGTCACTTCACTCGGTCACACTTTGTCCACTGGATAT CTGGAAGAATAATGTAA